The DNA region CAGGTGGAGAGCACCTACTGGTGGCGGGGCGGGGTGGAGACGAGCACCGAATGGTCGGTGCAGTTCAAGACCGCGCCGGACCGGGCCGGCGCCCTGGTGGAGCAGATCCGGGCCAGTCATCCGTACGAGGTGCCGGAGATTCTGGTCAGTCAGGTGGACTGCGGCAACCCCGAGTACGCCGCCTGGGTGTACGAGCACAGCCGCCCCTGAGTACCTGGGCTCTGGTGCACCCGGCCAGGTAGGTCAAAGATGGCTGCGTGACTGCCTACCCCTGCCCGGCGTGCGGCGCGTCGGCGAACCTCACCTCGGGTTGTTCCGGCTGCGGCCGGCCGCCCTACCCGGCCGCCGCCGAGGTGATCCGGCTGGACCAGGAGATCGTCCAACTCGGTACCCAGACCCAGCGGGCCCGGGCGGCGTACGAGGAGCTCAGCGGTCGGCTGGTGGTGGCCCAACGGCGCCGCTCCGAGCTGGCCGCCGCGATCCGCACCGAGTTCCCGGTCATGGCTGTGGCCCGGGCAGGTACGCCGGTCACCCACCCCGGTGCCGAATCGGCGGCTCCGCACGCCGTGGTGCCGGTACCGGACGCCGTGACGCCGGTCGGGCCCCTCGGGTGGCCCGGCATGAGCCCGGTCGACCCGGCGGCAACCGTCCCGGGTGGGGCGGAGGCCTCGACCCGGACCGTGCAGGGGCTGCTGTTCACCCTCGGTGGACTGCTGCTGGGCACCGCGGTGACGGTGTTCACGGCGGTGGCCTGGGCCTCCGTGGGGGTCTCCGGCCGGGCCCTGATCCTGCTGGCCCTGACCATGCTGCTGCTCGCCGTGCCGCTGGTGGCGCGCTGGCGTGGGCTGCGGGGCACCGCGGAGACCTTCGCCGCCGTCGGGCTCCTGCTGGTGGTGCTCGACGGGTACGCCGCCTGGTCGGTGGACCTGGGCGGGGTGACCGACTGGCCGGGCAGCATGTACGCCGCCCTGGTGGCGGCCGTCACCGCGGCCCTGGCCGCCGGGTACGCCCGGCTGAGCAGGCTGACCGTGCCCTGGTTCGCCGCCCTGCTGGCGGTGCAGCCGGTGCTGCCGTTGGTGACCGCCGAGGCCCGGCCGGGTACGGCCGCCCTGTCGGTGGTCTTCCTCGGGGTGGCCCTGATCAACCTGGCGGTGGTGGTCACCCTGCGGCACCGCAGCGGTGAGGTCGCGGGCGAGAGGGCCACGACGAACTCGCCGATGCGGATCGCCGGCCAGGTGGTCGCCGGGGTCGGGTACCTCGTGGCGCTGCTGCTGGCCGCGAGCGCCGCGCTGATGACCCTGCAGTCCGGCGAGGCCGGTGGGCTGGCGGTGCTGGCCGGGGTGCCGATGCTGCTGGTGGCGCTGACCCTGTTCGGTACGGCCCTGCTGCTCGGCGGGTCGACCCCGCGGGCGGTGACGGCCGGTCTCCTGGTGCC from Micromonospora sp. NBC_01739 includes:
- the cutA gene encoding divalent-cation tolerance protein CutA; this translates as MDQISVVTTVVDARSVADLLAAAAVAGRLAACAQVGGQVESTYWWRGGVETSTEWSVQFKTAPDRAGALVEQIRASHPYEVPEILVSQVDCGNPEYAAWVYEHSRP